From Candidatus Zixiibacteriota bacterium, a single genomic window includes:
- a CDS encoding RNA-binding protein translates to MNIYIGNLPFETTEDDLRQAFEAHGEVSSVQIIMDRNTGRSRGFAFVEMPDDSGGQAAIEQLNGVDFGGRQLKVTQANRASGGRPQRD, encoded by the coding sequence ATGAACATTTACATCGGCAATCTGCCGTTTGAAACCACAGAAGATGATTTGCGACAGGCATTCGAGGCGCACGGAGAGGTCTCCTCGGTGCAGATAATCATGGATCGAAATACGGGCAGGTCGCGCGGCTTCGCTTTCGTCGAGATGCCGGATGATTCCGGCGGTCAAGCAGCTATCGAACAATTGAACGGCGTTGATTTCGGCGGACGCCAACTCAAGGTCACCCAGGCAAACCGCGCTAGTGGTGGTCGGCCTCAGCGAGACTGA